Proteins co-encoded in one Sulfuricaulis limicola genomic window:
- a CDS encoding HlyC/CorC family transporter has protein sequence MNKKTEDKSEDTQDEAAAAPRSLLDRLSLALLGAPASREDLVQLLRDAAGRDLIDRDSLDMIEGVLQVSEMKVRDIMVPRSQMDVVDRNSRPEDYLPMVIESGHSRFPMVDADKDKVIGVLLAKDLLRYLFLDKKKRAQFNVHDMLRPAVFVPESKRLNVLLREFRTSRNHMAIVVNEYGGVAGLVTIEDVLEQIVGEISDEYDIDDDVMIMPRDGGEYVVKALVTLADFNSRLNANLSHEEIETIGGLVMNRLGHVPRRGEKIEIDNLRFEILRADSRRVYLLKVTPVEQPGRQKNKK, from the coding sequence ATGAACAAGAAAACCGAAGACAAGTCTGAGGATACCCAGGACGAAGCCGCGGCCGCGCCACGCTCGCTGCTGGACCGCCTGAGCCTGGCGCTGCTGGGCGCGCCGGCCTCGCGCGAGGACCTGGTGCAGCTGCTGCGCGACGCGGCCGGGCGCGACCTGATCGACCGCGATTCGCTCGACATGATCGAGGGCGTGCTGCAGGTCTCCGAAATGAAGGTGCGCGACATCATGGTGCCGCGCTCGCAGATGGACGTGGTGGACCGGAACAGCCGGCCGGAAGACTACCTGCCGATGGTAATCGAGTCCGGCCACTCGCGCTTCCCGATGGTGGACGCCGACAAGGACAAGGTGATCGGTGTCCTGCTGGCCAAGGATCTGCTGCGCTACCTGTTTCTCGACAAGAAGAAACGCGCCCAGTTCAACGTCCACGACATGCTGCGCCCGGCGGTGTTCGTGCCGGAGAGCAAGCGCCTGAACGTGCTGCTGCGGGAGTTTCGTACCAGCCGCAATCACATGGCCATCGTCGTGAACGAATACGGCGGCGTGGCCGGCCTGGTGACCATCGAGGACGTGCTCGAGCAGATCGTGGGCGAAATCTCGGACGAATACGACATCGACGATGACGTCATGATCATGCCGCGGGATGGCGGCGAGTACGTGGTCAAGGCGCTGGTCACGCTGGCCGACTTCAATTCACGCCTGAACGCGAATCTCTCGCACGAAGAAATCGAGACCATCGGCGGGCTGGTCATGAACCGCCTCGGGCATGTCCCGCGCCGCGGGGAAAAGATCGAGATCGATAACCTGCGTTTCGAAATCCTGCGCGCCGACAGCCGCCGTGTTTACCTGCTGAAAGTGACCCCGGTTGAACAACCAGGCCGGCAAAAAAACAAGAAGTAA
- the lnt gene encoding apolipoprotein N-acyltransferase, whose protein sequence is MNNQAGKKTRSNIFSLLPAWADAAACVAGALLPLAFSPFDLFPLAVLSPAVLFFLWQELSPGRAAWRGFVFGLGMFGVGVSWVFVSLHHYGNMPVPLAGFAVFLFVAGLSLYPALLGWLQARFFPQTGAWHAAVVLPALWVLFEWTRGWFLTGFPWLNLGYSQVASPLAGYSAWLGVYGVSFFCAFSAGLLAAGTHAPEKFLRQFLPLLIAVWVAGWFAGRFEWVRPVSSPLQVTLIQGNVPLDSKWQSGSRRAIVERYSTLTTEAPWSDLIVWPESAIPATLDEIDPDLITNLRRMSRNASVDFLIGVVERDGDGHYYNSVLSIGPNPGIYRKQHLVPFGEYPPLDPLFRWLMRSLQIPMSDFSAGAPDQPPLSAAGQKIGVSVCYEDAFGEEVIRALPQASLLVNVSEDAWFGDSLAPHQRLQMARMRALETGRPMLRAANTGPSVAIDHHGRVLARSPQFRTYSLTATVQPMQGETPYVRWGNRPVVLALALVVILGVLAPRLRKRPAGRH, encoded by the coding sequence TTGAACAACCAGGCCGGCAAAAAAACAAGAAGTAATATTTTTTCGCTGCTGCCGGCGTGGGCCGATGCGGCCGCGTGCGTCGCCGGCGCGCTGCTGCCGCTGGCGTTTTCTCCCTTCGACCTGTTTCCGCTCGCAGTCCTGTCCCCGGCTGTGCTGTTTTTTCTGTGGCAGGAGCTGTCGCCGGGCCGCGCGGCGTGGCGCGGTTTTGTTTTCGGTCTTGGCATGTTCGGCGTCGGCGTGTCCTGGGTCTTCGTCAGCCTGCACCATTACGGCAACATGCCGGTGCCACTGGCCGGATTCGCCGTCTTCCTGTTTGTGGCGGGACTGTCGCTTTATCCCGCGTTGCTCGGATGGCTGCAGGCGCGTTTTTTTCCGCAAACCGGCGCGTGGCATGCGGCCGTCGTGCTGCCCGCGTTATGGGTGTTGTTCGAATGGACACGCGGCTGGTTCCTGACCGGGTTTCCCTGGCTGAACCTCGGCTACAGCCAGGTGGCGAGCCCACTGGCCGGTTACAGCGCGTGGCTGGGGGTGTATGGCGTGAGTTTCTTCTGCGCGTTCAGCGCCGGCCTGCTGGCAGCAGGCACACACGCGCCGGAAAAATTTCTCCGCCAGTTCCTGCCGCTGCTGATCGCGGTCTGGGTTGCCGGCTGGTTCGCGGGCAGATTCGAGTGGGTGCGGCCGGTGAGCAGCCCGTTGCAGGTGACGCTGATCCAGGGCAATGTCCCGCTCGACAGCAAATGGCAGTCAGGCAGTCGCCGCGCGATCGTGGAGCGTTATTCCACGTTGACCACGGAGGCGCCGTGGTCGGACCTGATCGTCTGGCCGGAGTCCGCGATTCCGGCGACGCTGGATGAAATCGATCCGGACCTCATCACCAACCTGCGACGCATGAGCCGCAACGCCAGCGTGGATTTCCTGATCGGCGTGGTGGAGCGCGATGGTGACGGGCATTACTACAACAGCGTCCTCAGTATCGGTCCGAATCCGGGCATATACCGCAAGCAACATCTGGTTCCTTTCGGCGAGTATCCGCCGCTCGACCCGTTGTTCCGCTGGTTGATGCGGAGCCTGCAAATACCCATGTCGGATTTCAGCGCCGGGGCGCCGGATCAGCCGCCGCTCAGCGCGGCCGGACAGAAAATCGGCGTGTCCGTGTGTTACGAGGACGCTTTCGGCGAGGAAGTGATTCGCGCGTTGCCGCAGGCGTCATTGCTGGTGAACGTCAGCGAGGATGCGTGGTTCGGCGATTCGCTGGCGCCGCACCAGCGGCTCCAGATGGCGCGCATGCGCGCGCTCGAAACCGGCCGGCCGATGCTGCGCGCGGCCAATACCGGGCCGTCCGTCGCGATCGACCACCATGGCCGGGTCCTGGCGCGTTCGCCGCAGTTCCGGACCTATTCCCTGACCGCCACGGTGCAGCCCATGCAGGGGGAGACGCCCTATGTGCGATGGGGGAATCGGCCGGTCGTGCTGGCGCTGGCCCTCGTGGTGATCCTGGGCGTGCTGGCGCCGCGACTTCGTAAACGTCCGGCCGGCAGGCACTGA
- a CDS encoding EAL domain-containing protein — MATTEQDLHTVKPDLWRSIGGPLLAIFSIFILEILARTGYRIPNPPAILLIVVAFAAFRGGIRSGLISAVLSWLYFAHYFSIPGQPFQYTGENFVRVMMWAVTTPAMALMIGFLRRRTERVYELSSANVALETQIAERKRAEQEVRLLQTLTLAVGEAEDLHTTLEVVLRKVCESTGWMLGQAWMPNETGRIECVPAWHGEAKGLERFRKASLDMTFSPGTGLPGRVWESKQPVWIKDVSVEQNFPRADVAIEAGLKAGLGIPVTAGNEFIAVLEFFVSEPRKEDEHLIGIVSSAATQLGSMIQRKRAEQALRRSENQLRAIIDAEPECVKVVRADGTLVQMNAAGLAMIEASRPEQVIGKQILQLMAPEYREAYRTFIGDVLRGNKGIMEFEIIGLKGTHRWMETHAVPLPGEQGGQPLVLSITRDITERKQTERRLKQLAHFDSLTDLPNRVQFIERLEQAMADADRHERLLGVVFLDLDRFKYINDSLGHGKGDILLREVAMRLSGVVRRGDTVARLSGDEFALVLADMGHVDDAIHVAQKILEVFHQPFRVAGHDLFVTASLGITLYPFDDRGADDLLRNADVAMYRAKESGKNNYQFYVAEMTTLVSERLALENDLRSALERGEFSLNYQPIADCRSGAIVGMEALLRWKHPERGMISPALFIPLAEETGYIIPIGEWVLRTACEQCRGWQKAGFPSLYVAVNLSSRQFHQKDLTASIHRILQETGLDPTRLGLEITEGLIMQQAEASVNTLRELKAMGIRISIDDFGTGYSSLSYLKRFPIDVLKIDQSFVRDIPKDEDDAAIASTIITMAHSLGLKVVAEGVETLEQLNFMREHHCDTMQGYYLSKPLPPDQFTALLKNGTRLDVA; from the coding sequence ATGGCAACCACAGAGCAGGACTTGCATACGGTAAAGCCGGATCTCTGGCGCAGCATTGGCGGACCTTTGCTCGCCATTTTTTCGATTTTCATTCTCGAGATTCTGGCGCGCACCGGGTACAGGATCCCCAACCCGCCCGCCATTCTTCTGATCGTTGTAGCGTTCGCTGCTTTTCGCGGCGGAATACGCTCCGGCTTGATCAGTGCCGTCCTGTCATGGCTTTACTTCGCGCATTATTTCTCGATTCCCGGCCAGCCCTTTCAATACACCGGCGAGAATTTTGTGCGCGTCATGATGTGGGCGGTGACCACGCCGGCGATGGCGCTGATGATTGGATTCCTGCGGCGTCGCACTGAGCGCGTATATGAGCTGTCGTCCGCGAACGTCGCGCTCGAGACGCAGATCGCCGAGCGCAAGCGCGCGGAACAGGAGGTGCGCCTGTTGCAGACCCTGACGCTCGCGGTCGGCGAAGCCGAGGATCTGCACACCACGCTCGAGGTGGTGTTGCGCAAAGTCTGCGAGTCCACCGGCTGGATGCTGGGACAGGCGTGGATGCCGAACGAGACCGGCCGTATCGAATGTGTTCCAGCGTGGCATGGAGAGGCGAAAGGCCTGGAGCGGTTTCGCAAGGCGAGTCTGGACATGACGTTCTCGCCGGGCACCGGCCTGCCCGGCCGCGTGTGGGAATCGAAGCAACCGGTATGGATCAAGGACGTGAGCGTTGAGCAAAATTTTCCGCGCGCTGACGTCGCCATCGAAGCCGGACTCAAGGCGGGTCTAGGCATACCGGTGACGGCGGGCAACGAGTTCATCGCGGTGCTCGAATTTTTCGTGAGCGAGCCGCGCAAGGAAGACGAGCATCTCATCGGTATCGTGTCCAGCGCCGCCACCCAGCTGGGCTCGATGATCCAGCGCAAGCGCGCGGAACAGGCCCTGCGCCGCAGCGAGAACCAGTTGCGCGCGATCATCGATGCCGAACCCGAGTGCGTCAAGGTCGTGAGGGCGGACGGCACCCTGGTGCAGATGAATGCCGCGGGGCTGGCCATGATCGAGGCCAGCCGGCCGGAGCAGGTGATCGGCAAGCAGATCCTGCAATTGATGGCGCCGGAATATCGCGAGGCGTACCGGACGTTCATTGGCGATGTCCTGCGCGGCAACAAGGGCATCATGGAATTCGAGATCATCGGGCTCAAGGGCACCCATCGCTGGATGGAAACGCATGCCGTTCCCTTGCCCGGCGAACAGGGCGGTCAGCCGCTCGTGCTCAGCATCACGCGCGACATCACCGAACGCAAGCAGACCGAGCGGCGTCTCAAGCAGCTCGCACATTTCGACAGCCTGACCGATCTGCCCAACCGCGTGCAGTTCATTGAGCGGCTGGAACAGGCCATGGCCGACGCGGACCGCCATGAGCGGCTGCTGGGCGTGGTCTTTCTCGATCTCGACCGGTTCAAGTACATCAATGACAGCCTCGGCCACGGGAAGGGAGACATCCTGCTGCGCGAAGTCGCTATGCGCCTGAGCGGCGTGGTACGCCGGGGCGACACCGTCGCGCGCCTGAGCGGCGACGAATTCGCGCTGGTGCTGGCGGACATGGGCCACGTGGATGATGCCATTCACGTGGCGCAGAAAATCCTGGAAGTCTTCCACCAGCCCTTCCGCGTCGCCGGGCACGATTTGTTTGTTACCGCCAGCCTGGGCATCACGCTATATCCCTTCGATGACCGCGGCGCCGACGACCTGTTGCGCAATGCCGACGTGGCCATGTACCGCGCCAAGGAATCCGGCAAGAACAACTACCAGTTCTACGTGGCGGAAATGACCACCCTCGTGTCCGAGCGGCTGGCGCTCGAAAACGACCTGCGATCCGCGCTCGAACGCGGCGAATTTTCGCTGAATTACCAGCCCATTGCCGATTGTCGTTCGGGAGCGATTGTCGGCATGGAGGCGCTGCTGCGCTGGAAACACCCCGAGCGCGGCATGATTTCACCGGCGCTGTTTATTCCGCTGGCCGAGGAGACCGGATACATCATTCCCATCGGCGAATGGGTCCTGCGCACGGCCTGCGAGCAATGCCGGGGCTGGCAGAAAGCAGGCTTTCCATCGCTCTACGTGGCGGTGAATCTTTCCTCGCGGCAGTTTCACCAGAAGGATCTGACGGCGTCCATTCATCGTATCCTGCAGGAAACCGGCCTCGACCCCACCCGCCTGGGGCTGGAGATCACCGAGGGCCTGATCATGCAGCAGGCCGAGGCCTCCGTGAATACCCTGCGCGAACTCAAGGCCATGGGTATCCGGATTTCCATCGATGATTTCGGCACCGGCTACTCCAGTCTCAGTTATCTCAAGCGTTTTCCGATCGACGTGCTGAAAATCGACCAGTCGTTCGTGCGCGATATCCCGAAGGACGAAGACGACGCCGCCATCGCCAGCACCATCATCACCATGGCCCATAGCCTCGGGCTGAAGGTCGTGGCCGAGGGCGTCGAAACCCTCGAGCAACTGAATTTCATGCGCGAACACCACTGCGATACGATGCAGGGATACTACCTCAGCAAGCCCCTTCCGCCGGATCAATTCACGGCGCTACTGAAAAACGGAACCCGTCTCGACGTTGCCTGA
- a CDS encoding OmpH family outer membrane protein, whose amino-acid sequence MKKFLLLLPLIMLLNHVAMAADQPAIGYVDMRKVLLESKLGKKNRAEFEKIIKEKESVLGKEEEKLKAMQESFQKDQLMMTDEQKKSKQKAFQEKAEAYQKMMRDAKQEVSKKDNEYTARALTEIRAIVADLAKEMKLSLVLEASESGLLYAEQSMDLTPKVMEKYDAKGK is encoded by the coding sequence ATGAAAAAGTTTCTTCTTTTGCTGCCGTTGATCATGTTGTTGAACCATGTAGCCATGGCCGCCGACCAACCGGCCATCGGCTACGTCGATATGCGCAAAGTGCTGCTGGAAAGCAAGCTTGGCAAGAAAAACAGGGCTGAGTTCGAGAAAATAATCAAGGAAAAGGAAAGCGTCCTCGGCAAGGAGGAGGAAAAACTCAAGGCCATGCAGGAGTCCTTTCAGAAGGACCAGCTGATGATGACGGACGAGCAGAAAAAGTCCAAACAAAAGGCCTTCCAGGAAAAGGCCGAGGCCTACCAGAAGATGATGCGGGACGCCAAGCAGGAAGTGAGCAAGAAAGACAATGAATACACCGCCAGGGCCCTGACCGAGATACGGGCCATCGTCGCGGACCTGGCGAAGGAAATGAAACTGAGCCTGGTGCTGGAGGCGTCCGAATCCGGCCTGTTGTACGCCGAGCAAAGCATGGACCTGACGCCGAAGGTGATGGAGAAGTACGACGCGAAGGGGAAGTAG
- the leuS gene encoding leucine--tRNA ligase — MDEQYLPEKVEKDAQDYWERHHSFKAVPDPTREKFYCLSMFPYPSGKLHMGHVRNYTIGDVITRYQRMQGRNVLQPMGWDAFGLPAENAAMANGVPPAKWTYDNIAYMKKQLKSLGFAIDWGRELATCKPEYYKWNQWLFLRMLEKGIAYKKTGVVNWDPVDQTVLANEQVIDGRGWRTGAVIEKREIPMYYLAITQYAEELLADLDKLPEWPERVRTMQANWIGKSVGVRFAFPYQLDGREEKLWVFTTRADTIMGVTFCAVAAEHPLATHAAKTNPKLAAFIDECKRGSVMEADLATIEKKGMPTGISVTHPLTGDPIPVWVGNYVLMGYGEGAVMAVPAHDERDFHFAKQYKLPIKQVIAVGSEKFSLDAWQEWYADKEHGRCVNSGKYDGLDYSAAIDVIAADLKAKGLGDKQVMWRLRDWGISRQRYWGCPIPVIHCDHCGDVPVPDKDLPVVLPEDCVPDGTGNPLNKRTDFVNCQCPKCDKAAKRETDTMDTFVDSSWYYARYASQRGDTAMVDGETSYWMPVDQYIGGIEHAILHLLYSRFWWKVMRDTGLVRGDEPFMRLLTQGMVLNEIFFRKPASGRIQYFNPAEIEIQTDDKGGRLGVVLKSDGQPVESGGIGTMSKSKNNGVDPQSLIEQYGADTARLFMMFAAPPEMTLEWSDEGVAGASRFLRRLWKLVADHAGLGPAAKADFSSLSPALRDLRRQAHQTLAKVTDDIGRRRTFNTAIASVMELLNAVSKLDDGSAPARAVRQEALEFAVLTLSPIVPHVCHALWHTLGHKEAVIDVRWPKPDDSALKQDNLEIVVQVNGKLRGRVSVPAQAGEDRVRELALADEAVARHVGDKPVRKVIVVPGKLVNIVL, encoded by the coding sequence ATGGATGAGCAATACCTTCCCGAAAAAGTAGAAAAAGACGCCCAGGACTACTGGGAGCGTCATCACAGTTTCAAGGCCGTGCCTGACCCGACACGGGAGAAATTCTACTGCCTGTCGATGTTTCCCTATCCCTCCGGCAAGCTGCACATGGGCCATGTGCGCAATTACACCATTGGCGACGTAATCACGCGCTACCAGCGCATGCAGGGACGCAACGTGTTGCAGCCCATGGGCTGGGACGCCTTCGGCCTGCCGGCGGAGAATGCGGCGATGGCGAACGGGGTACCGCCGGCGAAGTGGACCTACGACAACATCGCGTACATGAAGAAGCAGCTCAAGTCACTCGGTTTCGCGATCGACTGGGGGCGCGAGCTCGCCACCTGCAAGCCCGAGTATTACAAGTGGAACCAGTGGCTGTTCCTGCGCATGCTGGAAAAGGGCATTGCCTACAAGAAAACCGGCGTGGTCAACTGGGACCCGGTGGACCAGACCGTGCTCGCCAACGAACAGGTCATCGACGGCCGCGGCTGGCGCACCGGCGCCGTGATCGAGAAGCGCGAGATCCCGATGTATTACCTGGCGATCACACAATACGCCGAGGAGCTGCTGGCCGACCTGGACAAGCTCCCCGAGTGGCCGGAGCGCGTGCGCACCATGCAGGCCAACTGGATCGGCAAGAGCGTGGGCGTGCGTTTCGCCTTCCCGTACCAGCTGGATGGACGCGAGGAAAAACTCTGGGTCTTCACCACGCGCGCCGACACGATCATGGGTGTCACTTTTTGTGCGGTCGCGGCCGAGCATCCGCTCGCGACGCATGCCGCGAAGACCAACCCGAAGCTCGCCGCGTTCATCGATGAGTGCAAGCGTGGCTCGGTCATGGAGGCCGACCTCGCCACCATTGAAAAGAAGGGCATGCCGACCGGCATCAGCGTGACGCACCCGCTGACGGGAGACCCGATTCCGGTGTGGGTCGGCAATTACGTGCTCATGGGCTACGGCGAAGGCGCGGTCATGGCGGTGCCGGCACACGACGAGCGCGATTTTCATTTTGCCAAACAGTACAAACTCCCCATCAAGCAGGTGATCGCTGTCGGAAGCGAGAAATTCTCGCTCGATGCCTGGCAGGAATGGTATGCGGACAAGGAACACGGCCGCTGCGTGAATTCGGGCAAGTACGACGGCCTCGACTACAGCGCCGCCATCGATGTCATTGCCGCCGATCTGAAAGCCAAAGGCCTGGGCGACAAGCAGGTCATGTGGCGCCTGCGCGACTGGGGCATTTCGCGCCAGCGCTACTGGGGTTGCCCGATACCTGTTATTCATTGCGATCACTGCGGCGACGTGCCGGTCCCGGACAAGGATTTGCCGGTGGTGCTGCCGGAGGACTGCGTGCCGGACGGCACCGGCAACCCGCTCAACAAGCGCACCGATTTCGTGAACTGCCAGTGCCCGAAGTGCGACAAGGCTGCAAAGCGCGAGACCGACACCATGGACACCTTCGTGGATTCGTCGTGGTACTACGCGCGTTACGCCAGCCAGCGCGGCGACACGGCGATGGTCGACGGTGAGACCAGTTACTGGATGCCGGTGGATCAGTACATCGGCGGCATCGAGCACGCCATTCTGCACCTGCTGTACTCGCGTTTCTGGTGGAAGGTGATGCGGGATACCGGCCTGGTGCGGGGCGACGAGCCATTCATGCGTCTGCTCACGCAGGGCATGGTGTTGAACGAGATATTCTTTCGCAAGCCCGCGAGCGGGCGTATCCAGTATTTCAATCCGGCGGAGATCGAGATCCAAACCGACGACAAGGGCGGCCGCCTTGGCGTGGTGCTCAAGAGCGACGGCCAGCCGGTCGAATCGGGCGGCATCGGCACCATGTCGAAGTCGAAGAACAACGGCGTCGATCCGCAGTCGCTGATCGAGCAGTACGGCGCCGACACCGCGCGCCTGTTCATGATGTTCGCGGCGCCGCCGGAGATGACGCTGGAGTGGTCGGATGAGGGCGTGGCCGGTGCCAGCCGTTTCCTGCGCCGCTTGTGGAAGCTCGTGGCCGATCATGCCGGCCTGGGCCCAGCGGCGAAAGCCGATTTTTCATCGCTGTCGCCGGCGCTCAGGGATCTGCGCCGCCAGGCGCACCAGACGCTGGCCAAGGTCACCGACGATATCGGCCGGCGCCGTACTTTCAATACCGCCATCGCTTCAGTGATGGAGCTGCTCAATGCTGTCAGCAAGCTCGATGACGGCTCGGCGCCTGCCAGGGCCGTGCGCCAGGAGGCGCTCGAGTTCGCGGTGTTGACGCTGTCGCCGATCGTGCCGCATGTCTGCCACGCGCTGTGGCACACCCTTGGTCACAAGGAGGCCGTGATCGACGTGCGCTGGCCCAAGCCCGACGATTCGGCCCTGAAGCAGGATAACCTGGAGATCGTGGTGCAGGTGAACGGCAAGCTGCGCGGGCGGGTATCGGTACCCGCGCAGGCAGGCGAGGATAGAGTGCGCGAACTCGCGCTGGCGGACGAAGCCGTGGCGCGCCATGTCGGAGACAAACCGGTCAGGAAGGTCATCGTGGTGCCGGGCAAGCTGGTGAATATCGTTTTATGA
- the lptE gene encoding LPS assembly lipoprotein LptE, which produces MKYRVQSTGYKGTGRRALSALTLHAVLCTLYFSLASCGFHLRGTGKVEAPAALSVLQVSVEGNLPESSPLLAAMKNALRTQTDIQIQESGDAPRLMLYREQSDSRVLSVTSTGKVDEYLLKYEVSFQLVDVDNKPLSEPQTVKVQRDHQFDRLNVLAKEREERELRSEMQRDAVQQILRRLSRITLIDSDANKH; this is translated from the coding sequence ATGAAGTACAGAGTTCAAAGCACAGGGTACAAAGGGACGGGCCGCCGCGCGCTATCCGCTCTTACTCTGCACGCTGTACTTTGTACTTTGTATTTTTCACTGGCTTCCTGCGGTTTCCATCTGCGCGGTACGGGAAAGGTGGAAGCGCCCGCCGCGCTTTCCGTGCTGCAAGTCAGTGTGGAGGGCAATCTGCCGGAAAGCAGCCCGCTGCTGGCGGCGATGAAAAATGCCCTGCGCACCCAGACGGATATTCAAATCCAGGAATCGGGTGATGCGCCACGGCTGATGCTGTACCGCGAGCAGTCGGACAGCCGGGTGCTGTCGGTAACCTCCACCGGCAAGGTCGACGAGTACCTGCTGAAATACGAGGTAAGTTTCCAGTTGGTCGACGTGGACAACAAACCGTTGTCGGAGCCGCAGACGGTCAAGGTGCAACGCGACCATCAGTTCGACCGGCTGAACGTGCTTGCCAAGGAAAGGGAAGAGCGGGAACTGCGGAGCGAAATGCAACGCGATGCGGTACAACAGATCCTGCGGCGCCTGTCGCGAATCACTCTCATTGATTCCGATGCAAATAAACACTGA
- the holA gene encoding DNA polymerase III subunit delta, giving the protein MQINTDQLANHLKRGLAPVYFVYGEEVLLVEESCQAVREAAQANGYLDRQSLTVESGFDWNGLFASAQSMSLFAERRLIELRLPTGKPGETGAKILIEIAAQPPADTVLLVSCGKLDKAARETKWAKALEGAGVVVVAWPLEAAQWPAWIRRRMEAKGLKPGPGVVDLLAHLMEGNLLACAQEIDKFSLRFGGGEVGLDDIEDNLGDNARYNVFALADASLRGEPATVERILTNLRGEGVEPILILWALAREARELAQMASLVASGQPVMRVLDTRRVWAKRKPLVSAALKRLSPEAAQDLLRRAARTDRILKGRGTGDVWQELQCLALSMSGLKPATCHI; this is encoded by the coding sequence ATGCAAATAAACACTGATCAACTGGCCAATCACCTCAAGCGCGGGCTGGCGCCAGTCTATTTCGTGTACGGCGAGGAAGTGCTGCTGGTCGAGGAAAGCTGCCAGGCCGTTCGCGAAGCGGCGCAGGCCAACGGCTACCTCGATCGCCAGTCGTTGACGGTGGAGAGCGGGTTCGACTGGAACGGGTTGTTCGCCTCGGCACAGTCGATGTCGCTTTTCGCCGAGCGGCGTCTTATCGAATTGCGCCTGCCGACCGGAAAACCCGGCGAGACCGGCGCGAAAATTCTGATCGAAATCGCGGCACAACCTCCGGCGGATACCGTGCTGCTGGTGAGTTGCGGCAAGCTCGACAAGGCGGCGCGCGAAACCAAATGGGCCAAGGCCCTGGAAGGCGCGGGCGTGGTGGTCGTGGCCTGGCCGCTGGAAGCGGCGCAATGGCCGGCCTGGATCAGGCGTCGCATGGAGGCGAAGGGGCTGAAGCCGGGCCCGGGCGTGGTGGACCTGCTGGCGCATCTCATGGAAGGCAACCTGCTCGCCTGCGCGCAGGAAATCGACAAATTTTCCCTGCGTTTTGGCGGCGGCGAAGTGGGTCTGGATGACATCGAGGATAATCTCGGCGACAATGCCCGCTACAATGTTTTTGCGCTGGCGGACGCCAGCCTGCGCGGTGAACCGGCGACGGTCGAGCGGATTCTCACCAACCTGCGTGGCGAAGGCGTCGAGCCCATACTGATTTTGTGGGCGCTGGCGCGTGAAGCGCGCGAACTGGCGCAGATGGCGAGCCTGGTCGCCTCGGGCCAGCCGGTGATGCGGGTTCTCGATACGCGGCGGGTATGGGCCAAACGCAAGCCGCTGGTCAGCGCCGCGCTCAAGCGGCTGTCGCCGGAGGCGGCGCAGGACCTGTTGCGGCGCGCCGCCCGGACCGACCGCATTCTGAAGGGCCGGGGAACCGGCGATGTGTGGCAGGAGTTGCAGTGTCTGGCGCTCAGCATGAGCGGCCTCAAGCCCGCCACATGTCATATATAG